The Erythrobacter sp. Alg231-14 genome has a segment encoding these proteins:
- a CDS encoding DUF1330 domain-containing protein: protein MAKAYIDPSPANFQAFKDLPRDEPIHMLNLLRYRDLAEYPEGHKHHGNGWTGKRAYEEYGKTSGPIFSRVGGEVVWRGAFQTMVTGPEPDDKVWHDGFVAQYPNAGAFFEMIKDADYQLAVVNRTAALLDSRLMRFEPGEVGGGFG from the coding sequence GTGGCCAAAGCCTATATAGACCCGTCGCCCGCCAATTTTCAGGCGTTCAAGGATCTGCCTCGCGATGAGCCGATCCATATGCTCAACCTGCTGAGATACCGTGACCTTGCGGAGTACCCAGAGGGCCATAAGCATCATGGGAACGGTTGGACGGGAAAGCGCGCGTATGAGGAATATGGCAAAACCTCAGGCCCAATTTTCAGCCGGGTCGGCGGCGAGGTCGTTTGGCGCGGCGCGTTTCAGACAATGGTCACGGGGCCAGAGCCTGATGACAAGGTCTGGCACGACGGCTTTGTCGCGCAATACCCCAATGCAGGCGCGTTCTTTGAGATGATAAAGGATGCGGATTACCAGCTGGCGGTGGTGAACCGCACAGCGGCGCTGCTGGATAGCCGCTTGATGCGATTTGAGCCGGGTGAAGTTGGGGGCGGGTTTGGGTGA
- a CDS encoding lytic transglycosylase domain-containing protein, with protein MTKRKRRPVRNGVFTALGLVAAMVLTPSVAAQSNTYSGDVSGSMAAHYNRSAPRSETVPQVLSGDEQQHYRDVFAAIDREEWDRVEAMLARRRDSVLHQIALAEYYTHANSPQVSAAEINNWFNAGVSLPQSEQLGRLGTRRGIEQLPLFPQVQSFSRQPEASKRIRPRSVVDGTLPASARADMLDAIRNDDPSGAYAILQEVDAGLSSAARAEWRQRVAWSFYIENDDQNALALAETVSQGSGAWVAEGEWVAGLAAWRLGYCSLASEAFASAAQQSSNVELTAAAHYWAHRSLVRCREPGQAQEHLSAAARYDETLYGMLAIDQLGVELPATAAPQPFSDRDWSDISDRANVQIAAALIEIERPALADEVLRHEARIGRARDYPAIARLARELGLPSTQLFMAHYAPRGMQSDSALRFPVARWQPTTGWSVDPALAFAHALQESNFRAGAVSSANARGLMQITPITVRQHAPRLNMSASYVNLNDPEVNLAFGQRNLEMLRDSPATQGQLPKIMAAYNAGLSPVSRWNTEIRDFGDPLLWMESIPYWETRGYVSIVMRNYWMYERAAGVSSPSRRALAQGHWPQFPQMANASRNDGRRASLGQ; from the coding sequence ATGACGAAGCGCAAGCGGCGCCCCGTGAGGAACGGGGTGTTCACCGCGCTTGGTCTTGTTGCTGCGATGGTTTTGACGCCCTCGGTTGCCGCCCAATCCAACACCTATTCCGGTGATGTCTCAGGAAGCATGGCCGCGCATTACAATCGCAGCGCGCCGCGCAGCGAAACCGTGCCACAGGTTCTATCGGGTGATGAGCAACAACATTATCGCGATGTCTTTGCGGCCATCGACCGCGAAGAATGGGATCGCGTCGAAGCCATGCTGGCGCGGCGCAGAGACAGCGTTCTGCATCAAATTGCCCTTGCCGAGTATTACACACACGCCAACAGCCCACAGGTCAGCGCCGCCGAGATCAACAATTGGTTCAACGCCGGGGTCAGCTTGCCCCAATCTGAGCAATTGGGCAGACTTGGCACACGGCGCGGCATTGAGCAGCTGCCGCTGTTCCCACAAGTGCAAAGCTTTAGCCGCCAACCCGAAGCGTCGAAGCGAATTCGTCCTCGCTCAGTTGTCGATGGGACCCTGCCCGCCAGCGCGCGCGCCGACATGCTGGACGCCATTCGCAACGATGATCCGTCGGGCGCATACGCCATCTTGCAGGAGGTCGACGCCGGCCTAAGCTCCGCCGCCCGCGCCGAATGGCGCCAACGCGTCGCGTGGAGCTTTTACATTGAGAACGATGATCAAAACGCCCTCGCCCTTGCTGAAACAGTGTCTCAGGGATCGGGCGCTTGGGTCGCAGAAGGCGAATGGGTCGCGGGACTGGCAGCATGGCGTCTGGGCTATTGCTCCCTCGCTTCCGAAGCATTTGCCTCCGCAGCACAGCAATCCTCTAACGTCGAATTGACCGCAGCGGCGCATTACTGGGCGCATCGTTCGTTGGTTCGTTGCCGCGAACCCGGTCAGGCGCAAGAGCACCTTTCTGCGGCGGCGCGGTATGACGAAACTTTGTATGGCATGCTCGCCATCGATCAATTGGGCGTAGAACTGCCCGCGACCGCTGCACCGCAACCCTTCAGCGATAGAGATTGGTCCGACATTTCCGATCGCGCCAACGTCCAAATTGCGGCGGCTTTGATCGAGATTGAGCGCCCTGCTTTGGCCGATGAAGTGTTGCGCCACGAAGCCCGCATCGGTCGGGCCCGTGATTACCCCGCCATTGCTCGTTTGGCCCGCGAATTGGGCCTTCCATCGACTCAGTTGTTTATGGCCCATTACGCCCCGCGCGGCATGCAAAGCGACAGCGCCCTTCGTTTTCCGGTGGCCCGCTGGCAACCGACAACCGGGTGGAGCGTCGACCCAGCACTGGCGTTTGCCCATGCCCTACAAGAATCGAACTTTCGCGCAGGAGCCGTAAGTTCGGCCAACGCGCGCGGATTGATGCAGATTACGCCGATCACTGTGCGCCAACACGCGCCCCGGCTTAATATGAGCGCATCCTACGTCAATTTGAACGACCCAGAAGTGAACCTTGCTTTTGGGCAACGCAATCTTGAAATGCTGCGCGACAGCCCTGCGACGCAGGGCCAGTTACCCAAGATCATGGCCGCCTACAATGCCGGACTGTCCCCGGTTAGCCGTTGGAACACCGAAATCCGCGACTTTGGCGATCCGTTGCTTTGGATGGAATCGATCCCCTATTGGGAAACGCGCGGATATGTATCCATCGTCATGCGAAACTACTGGATGTACGAACGTGCCGCCGGTGTATCATCACCCAGTCGTCGCGCTTTGGCCCAAGGACACTGGCCACAATTCCCTCAGATGGCTAATGCAAGCCGGAACGATGGCCGTAGGGCCAGTTTGGGCCAATAG
- the moaB gene encoding molybdenum cofactor biosynthesis protein B translates to MAIDETKTFTPINIAVLTVSDTRTADDDTSGDILAERVKTAGHTLTQRAIIRDDAGLLADHLNIWIEDPNIDAIVSTGGTGLTGRDVTPEALSRIDGARDIPGFGELFRWLSFKTIGTSTIQSRACAVVARGTYIFALPGSNGAVKDGWDGILFEQLDSRNRPCNFVELMPRLRES, encoded by the coding sequence ATGGCGATTGATGAGACCAAGACGTTCACACCGATCAACATTGCCGTCCTAACCGTATCCGACACCCGCACCGCAGACGATGACACGTCAGGCGATATCCTCGCAGAGCGCGTGAAAACCGCCGGTCACACCCTTACCCAACGCGCCATCATCCGCGACGATGCCGGTTTGCTTGCCGATCATCTCAACATTTGGATCGAAGACCCAAACATCGACGCCATTGTTAGCACCGGTGGAACCGGCCTAACGGGACGCGATGTCACTCCGGAGGCGTTGTCCCGGATCGACGGCGCGCGTGACATTCCCGGTTTTGGCGAATTGTTCCGCTGGCTCAGCTTTAAGACTATAGGCACCAGCACCATACAATCGCGCGCTTGCGCCGTTGTTGCGCGCGGCACCTATATCTTTGCCCTGCCCGGTTCGAACGGCGCGGTGAAGGACGGGTGGGATGGCATCCTGTTCGAACAGCTCGACAGCCGGAACAGGCCCTGCAATTTCGTTGAGCTTATGCCTCGTTTGCGCGAATCCTAA
- a CDS encoding GNAT family N-acetyltransferase, which yields MSKDVIIELSQSPSEADLAVMSDGIKSFNQEHLPDAVVFEPDTRFAVFARNAAGEVVGGIRCNAYWNYCLLELVWISEEARGKQVGSQLIATVEDHCSALGFEYIRTETVSFQAKPFYEKLGYRVYGELADFPKGHTTYCLVKRL from the coding sequence ATGAGCAAAGACGTGATCATCGAATTGTCTCAGTCGCCCAGCGAAGCCGATCTGGCGGTGATGAGCGACGGCATCAAATCCTTCAATCAAGAGCATTTGCCCGATGCCGTGGTGTTTGAACCCGACACCCGCTTTGCCGTGTTTGCGCGGAATGCAGCGGGAGAGGTCGTGGGCGGCATTCGCTGCAACGCCTATTGGAATTACTGCCTGCTCGAACTGGTGTGGATTTCCGAAGAAGCGCGGGGAAAGCAGGTGGGCAGCCAGCTAATAGCCACGGTGGAGGACCATTGCAGCGCGCTAGGCTTTGAATACATCCGCACCGAAACCGTCAGCTTTCAGGCAAAGCCGTTTTACGAGAAGCTGGGGTATCGCGTGTATGGAGAGCTGGCGGACTTTCCCAAGGGGCACACGACCTATTGTTTGGTGAAGCGGTTGTGA
- a CDS encoding DUF4019 domain-containing protein — protein sequence MTDALTDKEKEALRLLLDGHDTKSSANVLGLSVHTINDRLRNARRKLGVSSSREAARILRDAEGGTPQIPVHKPLGIADDVPTMDNADLTSKERSGPTRFTWLAGGMFIMSIVIAVAVLTVISTGGSESETAAAPSDDASSPTEQTAQTGVDDAESLTIAEPFVAAIDDGDWQESWNAAGEFFQSQATAAEWAQTIEPVRVSLGAVEERRLTNVQRVATLPGAPEGDYEVLQYQTKFANRGPIAIETVIMIKNGATYDVAGYFIR from the coding sequence GTGACTGACGCATTGACGGATAAGGAAAAGGAGGCGCTGCGCCTTTTGCTTGATGGTCACGACACCAAATCCAGCGCCAATGTTTTGGGCTTGTCCGTGCACACGATCAACGATCGGCTGCGCAATGCCCGCCGCAAATTGGGTGTGTCGAGCAGCAGAGAGGCCGCAAGAATCTTGCGGGATGCAGAGGGTGGCACACCCCAAATTCCGGTGCACAAACCTTTGGGGATCGCCGATGACGTCCCCACGATGGACAATGCAGACCTCACATCAAAAGAGCGATCAGGACCAACCCGGTTCACATGGCTCGCAGGAGGAATGTTCATTATGTCTATTGTTATCGCCGTCGCCGTCCTGACCGTAATTTCCACGGGGGGAAGCGAATCCGAAACGGCCGCCGCACCGTCGGATGACGCATCATCACCGACCGAACAAACCGCGCAAACGGGCGTCGATGACGCTGAATCGTTGACCATTGCCGAGCCGTTTGTTGCCGCGATTGACGACGGCGATTGGCAGGAAAGTTGGAACGCGGCCGGGGAATTCTTTCAATCCCAAGCGACCGCCGCCGAATGGGCGCAAACGATTGAACCGGTGCGTGTCTCCTTGGGTGCGGTTGAAGAACGGCGTTTGACGAATGTCCAACGCGTGGCGACGTTGCCCGGTGCACCCGAAGGCGACTACGAAGTGCTGCAATACCAAACCAAATTTGCCAATCGCGGTCCCATCGCGATCGAAACGGTGATCATGATCAAGAATGGCGCAACCTATGACGTGGCGGGATACTTTATCCGCTAA
- a CDS encoding PA0069 family radical SAM protein: protein MKTAEHPDFERGRGAASADVPTRFGLATRHADGDWRDHMQALAHEDGPPVKLRTTVTEEHPKTILSFNQSPDIPFDRSINAYRGCEHGCVYCFARPTHAYHDLSPGLDFETQLFAKPNAAELLRETLAKRRYTPRAIAMGTNTDPYQPIERDYGITRDLLKVCLDARQPVTITTKSDRILRDLDVLEELAACQLVAVAISVTSLDPMLSNKLEPRCAAPAKRMAALGTLVEAGVQTHCSISPIIPAITDEFMEEIVARAAELGVTSMGWIPLRLPHEVAPLFREWLDVHYPDRAGKVMSIVRSIRNGRDNDPNFFSRMKPSGVWADLLRTRFRVACKRAGVGKARFELDCSQFRRPEVGGQMRLL, encoded by the coding sequence ATGAAAACAGCGGAACATCCAGACTTTGAACGCGGCAGAGGCGCGGCTTCGGCGGACGTCCCCACCCGTTTTGGACTGGCAACGCGTCATGCCGATGGCGATTGGCGCGATCATATGCAGGCGCTGGCTCATGAAGACGGCCCGCCGGTCAAACTGCGCACCACTGTGACCGAAGAACACCCCAAAACCATCCTCAGCTTTAATCAGTCGCCCGACATCCCCTTTGACCGCTCAATCAACGCCTACAGGGGGTGCGAGCATGGCTGCGTCTATTGCTTTGCCCGCCCGACTCACGCCTATCACGACTTATCGCCGGGCCTCGATTTTGAAACGCAGCTGTTCGCAAAGCCCAACGCGGCAGAGCTTCTGCGCGAAACCTTGGCAAAGCGGCGATATACGCCCCGCGCGATTGCGATGGGCACCAACACCGATCCGTATCAACCGATAGAGCGCGATTACGGCATCACCCGCGATCTGCTCAAAGTGTGCCTCGACGCGCGGCAGCCCGTCACCATCACAACGAAATCCGATCGCATATTGCGCGACCTTGATGTGTTGGAGGAATTGGCGGCGTGCCAATTGGTGGCGGTGGCGATATCGGTGACCTCTCTCGACCCGATGCTTTCAAACAAGTTGGAGCCACGCTGTGCCGCGCCTGCAAAACGCATGGCAGCGCTGGGCACGCTTGTGGAGGCCGGAGTGCAGACCCATTGCTCCATCTCCCCAATCATCCCTGCGATCACCGATGAATTTATGGAAGAGATCGTCGCGCGCGCGGCCGAACTGGGCGTAACCAGCATGGGCTGGATCCCGCTGCGCCTACCCCACGAAGTCGCGCCCCTGTTCCGCGAGTGGCTGGACGTGCACTACCCCGATCGCGCGGGCAAAGTGATGAGCATCGTGCGCAGCATAAGGAACGGGCGCGACAACGACCCTAATTTCTTCAGCCGCATGAAACCCAGCGGCGTGTGGGCCGATTTGCTGCGCACCCGGTTCCGCGTGGCGTGCAAACGCGCGGGAGTAGGGAAAGCCCGGTTTGAGCTCGATTGTTCGCAATTCCGGCGACCTGAGGTCGGCGGCCAGATGCGGTTGTTGTAA
- a CDS encoding long-chain fatty acid--CoA ligase encodes MVTQALGAMQDWSMRITHVIDHAAREAGSREIVTRWADGSETRTDWAGIRNDALKMAQALQALGIKPGERVASLAMNHSRHLVSWYGVAGMGGVLHTVNPRLFEDQLEYIVGHAEDRVLLYDAAFQPIVDKMKDRWTTVEHYICYDSGEHAPAFEDWIGEQNGDIEWVTGDERDPCMICYTSGTTGNPKGVQYEHRSTVLHAISGLQPASFNFSGSSVMLPVVPMFHAASWGLPYAGAMAGIKFVFSAVNDPAVLHELMLREKVTDSAGVPTVWLAHFQYCDKEGLDLPPLKAATIGGSACPRFMIERLMKNGTRVQHAWGMTETSPIGTVGGPTWNWDELTFEEKVDVTAMQGRPIFGVELRTVDLDDMATELPRDGVASGALQIRGPWIIKRYFKADQDAVNNEGWFDTGDVGIIHPDGTLQLTDRTKDVIKSGGEWISSVELENAAVGHPDVAEAACVGMYHSKWDERPVLFVIKNEGSNVTADDIIEHLKPLIAKWWLPDAVEFVDDIPHTATGKISKKDLRDRFSDYSLEG; translated from the coding sequence ATGGTGACACAAGCCCTAGGCGCAATGCAGGATTGGAGCATGCGGATCACGCATGTCATCGACCACGCCGCCCGTGAAGCGGGGTCGCGTGAGATCGTGACGCGTTGGGCCGATGGCAGTGAAACCCGCACCGATTGGGCGGGCATTCGCAACGACGCGTTGAAAATGGCTCAGGCTCTTCAGGCGTTGGGCATAAAGCCGGGCGAACGCGTCGCCAGCCTCGCCATGAACCATTCGCGTCACTTGGTAAGCTGGTACGGCGTCGCCGGGATGGGCGGCGTGCTGCACACGGTGAACCCGCGTCTGTTCGAAGATCAATTGGAATACATCGTCGGTCACGCCGAAGACCGAGTGTTGTTGTACGATGCCGCGTTCCAGCCGATCGTCGATAAGATGAAAGACCGTTGGACCACGGTCGAACATTACATTTGTTATGATTCCGGCGAACATGCCCCCGCATTCGAAGATTGGATCGGCGAACAGAACGGCGATATTGAATGGGTGACGGGTGATGAACGTGACCCTTGCATGATCTGTTACACAAGCGGCACGACAGGCAATCCAAAGGGCGTTCAGTACGAGCATCGTTCCACCGTTTTGCATGCCATTTCCGGTCTTCAACCGGCCTCTTTCAACTTTTCCGGATCGTCGGTCATGTTGCCGGTGGTGCCAATGTTTCACGCTGCCAGCTGGGGGCTTCCCTATGCTGGCGCGATGGCTGGCATCAAATTCGTATTCTCTGCGGTGAACGATCCGGCGGTCCTGCATGAATTGATGCTGCGTGAAAAAGTCACGGATAGCGCCGGTGTCCCGACCGTGTGGCTGGCGCACTTCCAATATTGCGACAAAGAAGGGCTGGACCTTCCGCCACTCAAAGCTGCAACCATCGGCGGTTCGGCTTGCCCGCGCTTTATGATCGAACGTTTGATGAAGAACGGCACCCGCGTTCAACACGCATGGGGCATGACCGAAACATCCCCTATTGGCACCGTAGGCGGTCCGACATGGAATTGGGACGAACTAACGTTTGAAGAGAAAGTCGATGTCACTGCGATGCAAGGGCGTCCCATCTTTGGCGTGGAACTGCGCACGGTGGACCTGGATGATATGGCAACCGAATTGCCTCGCGATGGCGTGGCGTCGGGTGCGCTGCAAATTCGCGGGCCGTGGATCATCAAACGTTATTTCAAAGCGGATCAAGACGCGGTGAACAACGAAGGGTGGTTCGACACCGGCGACGTCGGGATCATCCATCCTGATGGCACACTGCAATTGACCGATCGCACCAAAGACGTGATCAAATCGGGCGGCGAATGGATCAGCTCGGTTGAGCTTGAGAACGCCGCCGTGGGTCACCCCGATGTTGCAGAGGCCGCGTGCGTGGGCATGTACCACTCCAAATGGGACGAGCGGCCCGTGCTGTTCGTGATCAAAAACGAAGGATCCAATGTCACCGCGGATGACATTATCGAACATCTCAAGCCACTGATCGCAAAATGGTGGCTGCCCGACGCGGTCGAATTTGTGGACGATATCCCGCACACCGCGACAGGCAAGATTTCGAAGAAAGACCTGCGCGACCGGTTCTCCGACTATTCGTTGGAGGGGTAA
- the dnaE gene encoding DNA polymerase III subunit alpha, translating into MAFAPFIPLRVLSSYSMLEGAIDPKAIAKLAKERGFPAIAVCDRNGLYGAVMFANACKSEGIQPIIGALLGVARAGSEGKTVDYLPLFAQDESGYDNLCHLVSKAHLDRPLELEPHVEMDDLSGRTDGLIALTGAGEGALTRLLAEEQTPAANALADQLETLFPDRVYVELARNNDRVAAQAEDALIDLAYARNWPMVATNPANFAEPHMHKAHDAMLCIANSTYVENDDRPTSNAQSFVKSSNMMEELFDDIPEATANTLVIAKRCAYAPPYRDPILPSLAGDLEGEAKMLADLSRSGLEERLKPYGEMTDDQRQIYLDRLDYEIKIIVDMGFPGYFLIVADFIKWAKDQGIPVGPGRGSGAGSIVAWALTITDLDPIQLGLLFERFLNPERVSMPDFDIDFCETRRGEVIRYVQQKYGNDHVAQIITFGKLKARAVLRDCGRILQMSYGQVDRLCKMVPNHPTDPWTLPRALNGAADFKQEYNNDNEVKRLVDLAMQLEGLPRNSSTHAAGVVIGDRPLAQLVPLYRDPRSDMPVTQFDMKHVESSGLVKFDFLGLKTLSVLRKAVDLLELRGITIDLGELPLDDMAVYDMMQAGNTVGVFQLESEGMRRTLKAVKPSNFGDIIALVSLYRPGPMDNIPLFGKRKAGEVAIEYPHPKLEGILAETYGIFVYQEQVMQAAQILAGYSLGDADLLRRAMGKKVQAEMDIQRGTFVKGCKENSDIEAKQANELFDLIDKFAGYGFNKSHAAAYALLAYQTGWLKAHYPEEFYAASMCFDLHQSEKLNIFVDDARRYPTGDEENPGVTVLAPDINASESRFTVQQTDDGYAVRYALAGIRNVGEKAMDAIVGERAANGPFESLKDFFERLPQGSMNRRQLEGLICAGALDGIEPNRATLFANADMLLAVADAAIRERSSGQAGLFGGENAPQEDLRLQPTEPWSRPEQMAKERENFGFYFSAHPIQQYREVASAQGARTYQSLMDAGSPAGGRSTAVIAAMVESASKGRTKRGAEFIRADFSDASGQFSSACFEESLVDKFQSWADSGECVLLNVELDSPNPGEPPRLTVRGARPLSSVSGSTPMILRADIVSVDALADLKLELATGKTAPGEVMIRLVLGADEEAFMRLGTNFILNGELAERLSDVEGIENVALEPLRGRANLKLVA; encoded by the coding sequence ATGGCTTTTGCTCCGTTCATACCTCTGCGCGTTTTGTCGTCTTATTCGATGCTAGAAGGGGCGATTGATCCCAAGGCCATCGCAAAATTGGCGAAAGAGAGGGGCTTTCCCGCCATCGCCGTTTGCGATCGCAACGGCCTTTACGGCGCGGTGATGTTCGCCAATGCATGCAAGAGCGAAGGGATCCAGCCGATCATCGGAGCCTTGCTGGGTGTGGCCAGAGCCGGATCAGAGGGCAAAACGGTCGATTACCTGCCGTTGTTCGCGCAAGATGAAAGCGGATACGACAATTTGTGCCATCTGGTTTCAAAGGCGCATTTGGACCGTCCGCTTGAATTGGAACCCCATGTCGAGATGGACGATCTATCAGGGCGAACCGATGGATTGATTGCGCTGACCGGGGCCGGGGAAGGGGCGTTGACGCGGCTATTGGCCGAAGAACAAACGCCGGCCGCCAATGCGTTGGCGGATCAATTGGAAACCTTGTTTCCCGATCGTGTTTATGTCGAATTGGCGCGCAACAATGATCGGGTCGCGGCGCAAGCCGAAGACGCTCTGATTGATCTTGCCTATGCCCGCAATTGGCCGATGGTCGCGACGAACCCAGCGAATTTTGCCGAACCGCATATGCACAAAGCGCATGATGCAATGTTGTGCATCGCCAATTCGACCTATGTCGAAAACGACGACCGCCCCACGTCCAACGCGCAAAGCTTCGTCAAATCCTCCAACATGATGGAGGAATTGTTCGACGACATTCCCGAAGCAACCGCCAACACATTGGTGATTGCGAAACGGTGCGCCTATGCGCCGCCTTACCGCGATCCGATCCTACCTAGCCTTGCCGGCGATTTGGAGGGTGAGGCCAAGATGTTGGCCGACCTATCGCGAAGCGGTCTTGAAGAACGGCTCAAACCCTATGGTGAGATGACCGATGATCAACGGCAGATATATCTCGACCGGCTCGATTATGAGATCAAGATCATCGTCGATATGGGTTTTCCCGGCTATTTCCTGATCGTTGCCGATTTTATCAAATGGGCCAAGGATCAGGGCATTCCCGTGGGGCCAGGGCGGGGGTCTGGTGCGGGTTCCATTGTCGCCTGGGCGTTGACCATCACCGACCTTGATCCGATCCAATTGGGGTTGCTGTTCGAACGGTTCCTAAACCCGGAACGTGTGTCGATGCCCGATTTCGACATCGATTTCTGCGAAACGCGCCGGGGCGAGGTGATCCGCTATGTCCAACAGAAATATGGCAATGATCACGTCGCTCAAATTATCACCTTTGGTAAGCTAAAAGCGCGCGCCGTTTTGCGCGATTGCGGCCGCATTTTGCAGATGAGTTACGGTCAGGTCGATCGGCTTTGCAAAATGGTGCCCAACCATCCGACCGATCCATGGACGTTGCCGCGCGCGTTGAACGGCGCGGCCGATTTCAAACAGGAATACAACAACGACAATGAGGTGAAACGCCTTGTTGATCTGGCGATGCAGCTCGAAGGGTTGCCGCGCAATTCATCCACACACGCCGCCGGTGTGGTTATCGGCGATCGGCCATTGGCGCAATTGGTGCCGCTGTATCGCGATCCGCGCTCTGATATGCCGGTGACGCAATTCGACATGAAGCATGTGGAATCGTCGGGGCTGGTGAAATTCGATTTTCTCGGGCTGAAAACTCTTTCGGTCCTGCGCAAAGCCGTGGACCTTTTGGAATTGCGCGGGATCACCATCGATCTGGGTGAATTGCCGCTCGACGATATGGCCGTTTACGACATGATGCAGGCCGGTAACACGGTCGGCGTCTTCCAATTGGAATCCGAAGGGATGCGTCGCACGCTGAAGGCGGTCAAGCCGTCCAATTTTGGCGACATTATCGCTCTCGTGTCGCTGTATCGCCCCGGTCCGATGGACAACATTCCGCTGTTCGGCAAACGTAAGGCGGGCGAGGTCGCCATTGAATATCCGCATCCCAAACTCGAGGGGATTTTGGCGGAGACTTATGGGATTTTCGTCTATCAAGAACAGGTGATGCAGGCCGCTCAGATTTTGGCGGGATATTCGCTGGGCGATGCCGATTTGCTGCGTCGCGCGATGGGTAAAAAAGTCCAGGCAGAGATGGACATCCAACGCGGCACCTTCGTCAAAGGGTGCAAGGAGAATTCCGATATTGAGGCGAAGCAAGCCAACGAATTGTTTGATTTGATCGACAAATTTGCTGGCTACGGTTTCAACAAATCGCACGCCGCCGCCTACGCTTTGCTCGCCTATCAAACCGGTTGGTTGAAAGCGCATTACCCAGAGGAGTTTTACGCCGCATCGATGTGTTTCGATCTGCACCAATCGGAAAAACTCAACATCTTTGTGGACGATGCGCGGCGTTATCCCACAGGGGACGAAGAAAATCCCGGCGTGACCGTTCTGGCACCCGACATCAACGCGTCAGAATCGCGTTTCACCGTCCAGCAAACCGATGATGGATACGCGGTTCGTTACGCATTGGCCGGCATTCGCAATGTCGGGGAAAAGGCGATGGACGCCATTGTCGGCGAAAGGGCGGCCAACGGGCCGTTTGAAAGTCTAAAGGACTTTTTCGAACGGTTGCCCCAAGGTTCGATGAACCGTCGCCAACTCGAAGGTTTGATTTGCGCGGGTGCATTGGATGGGATTGAGCCCAATCGCGCGACCTTGTTCGCCAATGCCGATATGTTGTTGGCTGTGGCCGACGCAGCGATCCGGGAAAGGTCCAGCGGTCAAGCGGGCCTATTCGGCGGAGAGAACGCCCCACAAGAGGATCTGCGGCTGCAGCCAACGGAGCCATGGTCGCGACCCGAACAAATGGCCAAAGAGCGCGAGAATTTCGGGTTCTATTTCTCAGCGCATCCGATTCAACAATATCGCGAAGTGGCATCGGCCCAAGGCGCGCGGACCTATCAAAGTTTGATGGACGCCGGATCGCCGGCCGGCGGGCGCAGCACCGCGGTCATCGCGGCCATGGTGGAAAGCGCCAGTAAGGGGCGGACCAAGCGCGGCGCCGAGTTTATCCGGGCCGATTTCTCCGATGCATCCGGCCAATTTTCGTCGGCCTGTTTCGAAGAATCGTTGGTCGATAAGTTTCAGTCATGGGCCGACAGCGGTGAATGCGTTTTGTTGAATGTGGAATTGGATTCTCCCAATCCGGGCGAGCCGCCTCGCTTGACGGTGCGGGGCGCACGGCCATTGTCATCGGTTAGCGGCAGCACACCGATGATCCTAAGGGCGGATATTGTATCGGTTGACGCGCTGGCCGATCTCAAACTGGAATTGGCGACGGGTAAAACGGCGCCCGGCGAAGTGATGATCCGATTGGTATTGGGTGCAGACGAAGAGGCGTTTATGCGCCTTGGCACGAACTTTATCCTGAACGGGGAATTGGCGGAGCGCCTTTCCGATGTCGAAGGGATTGAGAATGTCGCGCTTGAACCGCTGCGTGGCCGCGCGAATTTAAAGCTGGTTGCTTGA